The proteins below are encoded in one region of Candidatus Equadaptatus faecalis:
- a CDS encoding DUF2442 domain-containing protein, which translates to MPNPVWSVVDVTPQKDYTLLLTFEDGKKGLYDATSLLKEEIFEPLNSLPVFLSARAEDGTVVWNDDLDIAPEYLYENCTPVAEPAAFRAAQPAENL; encoded by the coding sequence ATGCCAAATCCGGTTTGGTCTGTAGTTGACGTTACACCGCAAAAAGATTACACGTTGCTCTTGACTTTTGAAGACGGCAAAAAAGGGCTTTATGACGCAACTTCGCTTCTTAAAGAAGAAATCTTTGAGCCTCTCAACAGTCTGCCGGTCTTTCTCAGCGCACGTGCGGAAGACGGTACTGTTGTTTGGAACGATGATTTGGACATTGCGCCGGAATATCTTTACGAAAACTGCACACCGGTTGCTGAACCTGCGGCATTTCGCGCGGCGCAGCCGGCAGAAAATCTGTAA
- a CDS encoding type II toxin-antitoxin system HicA family toxin codes for MASSREIIKLLEADGWFYIGSRGDHCYFKHEKKSGKITVPHPQKDLKRPIVKAILKQAGLDREG; via the coding sequence GTGGCATCCAGCAGGGAAATCATAAAGCTTCTGGAAGCTGACGGATGGTTTTACATCGGTTCCCGCGGAGACCACTGCTACTTCAAGCACGAAAAGAAAAGCGGCAAAATAACAGTTCCGCACCCGCAAAAAGACCTGAAACGCCCTATCGTCAAAGCGATATTAAAACAGGCGGGCTTAGACAGGGAGGGATAA
- a CDS encoding DUF4160 domain-containing protein has translation MPTISMFFGIIIRMFCKGEHNPPHFHASYQNYRAVFNLDGELVEGEMPVRQTRLIVAWTELHRDELAANWELAMDQKQLYKIDPLR, from the coding sequence ATGCCGACAATATCAATGTTCTTTGGAATAATTATCAGAATGTTTTGCAAAGGCGAACACAATCCGCCTCATTTCCATGCCTCCTATCAGAACTATCGCGCGGTATTCAACCTTGACGGAGAGCTTGTTGAAGGTGAAATGCCTGTGCGTCAGACGCGGCTGATTGTTGCGTGGACAGAACTCCACAGAGACGAGCTTGCCGCAAACTGGGAGCTTGCAATGGATCAGAAACAGCTGTACAAGATTGACCCGCTGCGCTGA
- a CDS encoding type II toxin-antitoxin system HicB family antitoxin, producing the protein MKAERNWKEAQDLITYPVLISREDNAYCVLFPDLPCCLTQAETLEGALAQAKDALAGWLWYSEKDGDAIPAPTDIGELKMQSGQISALISVRPDAVREKENACCAPVAEPAALRTAQPAEAL; encoded by the coding sequence GTGAAAGCTGAAAGAAATTGGAAAGAAGCGCAAGACCTTATAACCTATCCTGTGCTGATATCCAGAGAAGACAACGCTTACTGTGTTCTGTTCCCTGACCTTCCCTGCTGCCTGACACAGGCAGAAACGCTTGAGGGCGCTTTAGCTCAGGCAAAAGACGCGCTTGCCGGCTGGCTTTGGTACTCGGAAAAAGACGGGGACGCAATCCCTGCCCCGACGGACATAGGCGAACTGAAAATGCAGAGCGGGCAGATATCGGCGCTCATTTCGGTAAGACCGGATGCGGTCAGGGAAAAAGAAAACGCATGCTGCGCACCCGTTGCTGAACCTGCGGCGCTTCGCACGGCACAGCCGGCGGAAGCACTGTAA